The genomic segment ACAGGTAGACCGACATGCCCGCGTTGACGCCGGACAGAACCTGGGTGAGGTCGCCGGCCGTACAGTTCGGCTCGTCCGCGGCGGCGGTTGCTGCCGTGCCGACGAGTGCGGCGCTTGCGATGAGTCCGGCGCCGATCAGGCTTCGAAACGACATTCGACTGCTCCTAACGATGAGGGATGGACAGGTTAGCGGGGGCCGATGCCGGGTCGACCTGGTCGGATGGGCGGTGACGGTGGGCGTACCGGCGGCCGGGGGTTGAGATCGATGTCGATACCCCACGAGTCATCGCAGTACCACGGGTCAGCGCAGTAACCGGGGTACGCCGGCCCGGCGACCGGTGCGGTCGGCCCGCCGCCGCGCACATCGCCCTGTGCGCAGACCGTCGCCGCGCCATTGCCGGCGCAGTCCGCGAGGGCGGGTGTCGCTTGCAGAAGGCTGGCGGGTGCCGAGGCGATGATCATTCCGAACGCCAAGTAGCAAGAAGCTTTTCGCATAGCGCCACCCCTATTCCCCACAGTTTCGCTCTGTGGATAGTACTACGCCGCGTCGTGCAAATACGCAAGAGCAAAGAATCAGAATGCGCCCGGGTCGCCGGGTTCGGTCTCCAGAGCCGCGCGGTTGGTGACCAGCAACGTGACGAAGTACAGTCCGCCGACAGCGATCAAGCCGAGCGCGATCAAGCCGGGAACCCTTGCCTCACTGGGTGATACGAGAACGAAGATCGAGAAGGCCACCCACGCCAGCGCGGTGTAGGCCACCGGCACTTCGAACCGGCCAAGGCTGAAGGCTCCTTCTTTGGTGTTGAGGCGCTTGCGTACGCAGAGATACAGCACGACGATCCCGCCGTAGAGGAGGGCGGGCAAAATCGTCGATGCGACGATCAACTGCAGCAGGGCATCTCCCGGCAAAGCGAGCATCAAGACGACACCGATCACCAGGATCAGGATGGTGGCGGGTACCGGTGTCTGGGTGCGCGGGCTGACCTTGCGCATCAGGTTATGGGCGGGAAAGCGTCCGTCCCGCGCCATGGCGAATGCCTGTCGTGAGCACGCGGCGATCATCACCATGCCCGCGCCGAACATCGCAAAGGCGATGCCGGTCAACAGAATTCGCTCGACGATTGGGCCGAGTTGACCGCGAATGATGGCCGCTACCGGCGATCCGCTGCTGGTCACCGCGGGAACGTCTTTGATCGCCAGGGTGAGGACGATGACGAACAGCAGACCGATGGTGGCCGAGGCCACCACCGACGAGACGATCGCGCGCGGGACGGTGCGAAACGGATCCTTGGCCTCCTCAGCGAGATTCGCCGCGGAGTCGAAGCCGACGAGCGTCGTCAGCCCCATGATCATTCCCGCCATCAGCCCGCCGCCGACTGCGAAGTAATTCGGTGCACCCGCCGCGACGCCCTGCGAGACCAGGTTGTCGGCAATGCCGGAGCCCGAGAACACCATGACCGCACCGAGGCCGACGATGAGCACCGCCAAGATCGCCAGCTCGAGTCCGACCGTCGTCGATGTGACTTTGCCCAGCAATGTGGTGGACGCGATGACGAGTGCCGCCTCGGCGAGCATGAGCGCCAACGTGATCAGCCGGGCGGAGCCTTCATTGGGCGCCATCCCGAGCAACGGCATGACGGCTTGACTGGCCAGTGCGCTGTTCATTGCGACCACGCCGATCGCCAGGAACCAGAACGTCAGCCACCCGAAGAACCAGCCGACCTTCGGATTCGCCAGCCGCGACGCCCACTGATAGGACGAGCCGGTGAGCGCAATGCGGGCGGCGAACTGCGCCACCACCAATGCGACGAGCGTTTGCCCGACCGCGGCGATGATCCACAACCAGATGCCCACCGGCCCTGAGTAATTGAGCACCGCGCCGTAGGTCGCGAAGATCGCGACGAGCACCGAGATGAACGCGAACGAGATCGCAAACACCTGAAAGCCGCCGAGTGTTCGCTTCAGCTCGGGCTGATAGCCCGAATGCCGGAGTTCCTCGTCGGTGGAGTCAACGGTCATTGCGGCACCGGGCCTTCCTCGAAGTCAGGGCAACGATAAGGGAGAAGCGGGCGTTCGCGGAGCGGCTTGAGCAGTATCCACACCGCCGCGGCCGACGCGAGCAGGAGCGCCGAGCCGATGCTGGCGGCGACGGCCAACCCGTCGGCGAAGGAATCCTTGCTCGCCGTCAGCAAGGCATGGCCTTGTTCGCGGGACACGGCGGCGATGATGCTGCCGAGCAGGGCGATGCCCAGCGCCGTGCCCAGCTCGTAGGCGGTCTCCGAGATACCGGCTGCGGCACCGGCCCGTTCGGGCGGGACGCTGGTGATGACGAGGTCGTTGGCCACGGTGAACGCCAACCCGAGCCCGGCGCCGATCACGAACAGCGCGATGCCAAGCGGCACATAGGGGGTCGTCGGGTTGACCAACGTCAAGGATGCCAAGGCCACGCCGATCAAGACAAGTGCGGTCGCGAGCACGGCACGTGGCGACCAGTACCGCACCGCGACTCCGGCCAGCACCCCGAACACGGTGGCCGCCAGCGCGGCGGGCAGTTCGGCGAGCCCGGCCTGCAGCGGACTGTAGCCGGCGACGACTTGGAAGAACTGGGACAGGAAGAAGATGACGCCGGACAGGCCGAGGATTGAGAGCATGTTGGCGGCGATGACGCCGGAGAAGGCGCGGTTGGCGAATAGGCGGACGTCGATCAGGGGGTGGCGCGCCGTGACTTGGCGCCGCACGAACAGGATCGACG from the Mycolicibacterium crocinum genome contains:
- a CDS encoding MFS transporter, producing the protein MTHRWLALGVLSLGVLLIGVDGTVLAVATPTLGRELGLTATEVLWIGDIYSFALAGLLVTMGSLGDRIGHKRLLLCSATAFALASVAAAYAPTAGMLITARALLGVAGASLAPSTLALIRGLFPEPRERAVAVGIWASVFSAGTALGPVVGGLSLEHFWWGSVFLINVPVVVALVVGGWLLLPELRNPKPGPWDPIGVGLSLVGILGVVYAAKQGAAHGLHADIVAAGLVGITASILFVRRQVTARHPLIDVRLFANRAFSGVIAANMLSILGLSGVIFFLSQFFQVVAGYSPLQAGLAELPAALAATVFGVLAGVAVRYWSPRAVLATALVLIGVALASLTLVNPTTPYVPLGIALFVIGAGLGLAFTVANDLVITSVPPERAGAAAGISETAYELGTALGIALLGSIIAAVSREQGHALLTASKDSFADGLAVAASIGSALLLASAAAVWILLKPLRERPLLPYRCPDFEEGPVPQ
- a CDS encoding APC family permease, with the translated sequence MTVDSTDEELRHSGYQPELKRTLGGFQVFAISFAFISVLVAIFATYGAVLNYSGPVGIWLWIIAAVGQTLVALVVAQFAARIALTGSSYQWASRLANPKVGWFFGWLTFWFLAIGVVAMNSALASQAVMPLLGMAPNEGSARLITLALMLAEAALVIASTTLLGKVTSTTVGLELAILAVLIVGLGAVMVFSGSGIADNLVSQGVAAGAPNYFAVGGGLMAGMIMGLTTLVGFDSAANLAEEAKDPFRTVPRAIVSSVVASATIGLLFVIVLTLAIKDVPAVTSSGSPVAAIIRGQLGPIVERILLTGIAFAMFGAGMVMIAACSRQAFAMARDGRFPAHNLMRKVSPRTQTPVPATILILVIGVVLMLALPGDALLQLIVASTILPALLYGGIVVLYLCVRKRLNTKEGAFSLGRFEVPVAYTALAWVAFSIFVLVSPSEARVPGLIALGLIAVGGLYFVTLLVTNRAALETEPGDPGAF